The following is a genomic window from Panthera uncia isolate 11264 chromosome B4, Puncia_PCG_1.0, whole genome shotgun sequence.
TGCTGAAAGCCAGGTATCATGCATAAAACAGAAGTAGAAGGAAATAGTTTTATACCTGGATCTGTGTACATGTCTTCTATCGGGCACTGTGGAGAGCTGAGTCCGTCTAGACTGGAGACGGCTGTTACTATGGGCACTGCAGGACAACACCAGCCTCCAAATTCCCTGGTGTTGTGTGGGCCGAGTGTGGAGCCCAGGTTGCTGGAGaattttttcactattttagTCTTGCCAGGGCCTCGTAGAACAGGCCTCAGGTGCTCCCCATGGGCAGGCAGCTGTTGCTGGTTACCCGTTGTGCTGTGTTAGCCTCTGGGGCAACATGGGGGGTTCTTGGATGTCCCAGACAGGCGTGAACTTTGATCTGAGGCAGATCCTCTGTGCCCGGTCCTTGTGGGTGGGCCTTTCTCAGCactcctgccccttctcctcgTGTCTGTGGTTGGTCTTGGGAGGAAGTTCCCGGCCCCTTCCCAGAAGGAGTGTTGGTATCCATGTAGGCCCaagcccttcctcccctccttcctcgaGGGTAGAGGGTTCATGCTTCTGCCCCTGCAGCCGAGCGTCCGTGCCTGTGCCCAGGGCCAAAGCTTTGGCTGCCTCTCCTCCAGCAGTTTGAGGCTTTGGCTCCTGGGAGAGAAAGGCCTGGGCAGAGGCAGCACCCATCTCAAGGCCACAGCCAATTCCCTGCTGCCGGCCTGCCCCACAGGTGGGGCTTCTTCTGGCCCCCTGCCTTGCTCCCATCTCTCTCCTGAACCCCTACTGGAGGCCTGTTGAAAAGAGCCCACAAGTCGGTGTGAGTCCCATCTGACACATGGTCCCTCACCGGATGGCCAGCGCTTTGTTAACATTTTAGCTGATTTCTTCTGGAATGCACGGCACACACCCCTTCCTCCTGTGCTGTGCCCACGTGAGCCACACGTCCCACCTCTCCCTAGAGGGGCCTGCCTCTCCTCGGAATTTGCTTTCTACTTTGCCTTGCAAAACTCAGCTAAGTTCAAGAAAAGTTATGATTTTGTAGTTTACAAACTACATTTTTCCTCATTGTTAGGGACCCAGTGGCATTCCTCATTTCCTCCATCCCAGGAGGAAGCAGAAAGTAAGAGCTGGCTGGACTGGCCCCATCTTagatgctctgtccccctgcAACCCACTCCTCACACTACCCAGAGGGATAAAAGACAAGTCTGGTCGTGACACATCTTGCCTTCAATCCTTTCGGTGGCTTCCTGTCACTTTTAGGATGACCAAAATCACTTAGGAGGCCTAGACTTGGCCCCTGCCTACCCCCTCTCCCTTAATCTGTCCCCATCCCTGCTTTGCTCTCTGAATGACGGGCCGACAGTCTGTGCTCATTCTATTCCCTCTACCcctgctgcctctctccctcGGCCAACCCTTTCCCTACCCATCCAGACCTCAGAACCAGCTCCATTTCCCCAGGGAGCCCTCGCTTGGCGCTTTCCCAACCCCAGCTGTCTTGCTCACAGATCACCCTGAACCCGGCAGCACTTAACGCCTCTCTCTAGTCGCCTCCCAGCCAGTGTCTAAGCCACTGAAGTAATCAGACTGTTTACGGTGAACACAGCACCCAACACCCAGCTTCATAAATGCTGTTGTTGTGCCAGCTGAGAACAGGTGGAGACCACTCAGGAGCCCTGCTTTCCTGAACCTGCTTTTGCTCTGTACATGGCAACCGTCTGGAGAGCTGGGAAATAGGTTGATGTTTCTGGGGATGACAGTTAAAGATACTGGTTGGTACTGGCCTCCTTGAACTGGGTGCCTGCCTGTCTTCGTGCTGCCTGCCACCTGCATTGTTCTAGAAGTCAGATGACCTTGGAAAATGGCCGGGCCCACAGTGAGTCTCAGGCAGGTACTGACAGGTGCAAGTGTAGGTAGCACTGGGAAACATGCTTGTATTGCTGGAAAGCGAAGACGCACCGCACTTCATGACATTAACAGGGAAAGGTTCCGAGACGTCGATGATGAAAAGTTACTAACCAGCTCTTAAGATTTGCTGCTTTGATCCACCATCCGAAGCTGTTCCTTCCTGTGATTTAACACGTTTTATTGGATCTGAAGATATAGCCAAGGATATAGAAGGTGAAATTGTTTTGATAGTTTGCTGTATTTCCAGGGATTTGTTTGGTGATTTTCAACTAATATCAACCAGCAGTTCCTGCGATAAGTAGAAAATTGGCCGAGGCTTTATTTAGTGTAAACGGAGATAATGCTGATAATAGCACTGTATACCGATAGgtcttagagaaattaaaaacgcAGGACTTACAGAACATGAGACCTTAGACGTAACTGTATCGTCGGTGTCAACTTTAGAAAGGCAGCGTCTGGAAGTAAATCTTTTGTTGGCGGTGGTAGGCATCGGTTGTTGTTAAAcgtaattttgttcatttttggccTGGGAAGATGTAACTGATGCCAGTGTTGATACTCATGTCCTTCCGGGAAATCACTGTTATCTTTATGGAAACTTCCAAGGAGAAGAACTTCCTCAAGAACTACATAACCAAGTGTCTACAGCTATCGATACTTGcctatttttagatattttcccTTTCAGTCTGAAGGTAGCCCCAAGTGATTGTATGATACTCTTCAATTTTTCAGAAGtagtttgttagtttttttttaatgtttatttttgagagcacgctagtgggagaggggcagagagggggggagccTGCGGATTCGAggcaggcaggctctgggctgccagcagtGAGCCAggtgcgaggctcgaactcatgcaccacCGCcttatcacgacctgagctgaagtcagaggctggatccactgagccgctcaggtgccccgtGGAGAAGTAGTTGGTTAGCTTTATTCAGAGGTTGGAAAATTACGCATTTGCTACTATCAGGGGTGATGTATtatacagaaatgtatttcttcacaGAGCAAGTTTCTGCATCTGGAGACAAAAGACAAATGGGTAGAGAATATTTCTGGCAGGGCCCTTTATCTTCACATGGGAATCTCATTTGAGACTCATCTGTGGGAGGCGTCTCGTCTGTCAGCAAAATTTCTGCTTGGTGAATcatccattttttcccttcaattatCTTAACAGTGGAAATGATAGGGGGGGGGAATGCTAGAAAATACATGGTTTCATCAACACGCTTGGTTCAAAGCTTGATCCATAGCTTGAAATATGGGGTCCTCCCTTTCAGTGAGAACATGTAACctcttgctgttttttaaaataagatagtcCCGAGCGATCACCGCCGTCTCCACGGGCCAGTCCTCAGAAAGCCCCCAAGCCCGGCCGCTCCCAGCGGGCCCCTCCTACACCCGGCACCTGCTGGCTCCGTGGGCCCCGGGGGCGCCCTGCAACGACTGACTCTGGCCGGCAGCAGTCCTCCCGAGGACAGCCAGTCTGGTATCCCGCCTCCGGTGTGCGGAGCGGCCACGCGCGAATGCCATGCCCGACCCGAGGCCTCAGCCTTGCCCTGGGACAACGCCCTGCGGACACGGGGAGGAAGCAGAACAGCCGGGGGACACAGGAGCTCAAAGGGGAGAATGCAGAAATACAGGGAAAACCAGCCGAGTCCGCGGAAGGCACAACACCGCACGTGGGACCACAGCCTCCTGCTGACGGGACAAGAGGCACCGAACGCTTGGGGCTGGCAAGTCCAAGTCTGTGTTTGTCTCCGGAACCCCGTCGGTGCAGAGACCCGATTTCCCATGTCCTGTGGGTCTTCGCGATAAACCCCGCTAAGCGGTGCCGCTGATGTCTTCCCGAAGGCTTCCAGTGCCTAACACAGCGAACCGTATTAAAATGTCCCATTTTAAAGCATCGGTTTGCTAACGATCCCATAATAGGGGTTCACGTCTGTGTTAGTGAATGAGGTAGAGCAAAATGCCTACAGGACGTAGTTTTCATAGTTGATCATTCCtaacagaagagcaaataatataaaaaattcattgtggggtggggcacccggctggctcagtcgtggCACGTGTGGcccttgatctcatggttgtaggtGTGAGCCTCCCACTGGGTGAAgaaattacttacaaataaaatctttaaaaaatatattaaaaattcattgtgGGAGGAGTTAGAATTCATGTAATCAACTTGAGCTAAAAATAGCCTCAAGCCAATCATAATAGGTGCTTAGTACCTGCTGTGCTTTTACCCTTTGGCGAGACACCATCTCCAGGGCTCCCTATGGAAGGAGCGACACAAAAGTCATTTGATTTGTGATCATTCATTTGAACAACTGTTAGTTAATATGGTCCACAATGGGAATTGCATGATGTAGCCGCTGTCAGGCTGTTGAGGTGCGCCTTCCCGGCCGCCTCTCCTCCCGGTGAAGGCGAAGTCACATGGGAATAGCTCTGGGAGCTTCCAGGCCCTCGATTAGAAGGAGCGGCCCTGTCATTGCCGACGTCTTCATTTTCTTGGATTTGGACGCTGACGTCATCATCGAAGACTCCTGACTATCTTTAGGGAAGATTTAGTAGAGATGAGAATCATCTCTACTTTCCAAAATTTTCCGGAATAGGAAtcgactagatttttttttttcattaaacttgTTATTTTGAGATAACTGTATATTCACATGTTGttgtgagaaataatacagatctACCCCGTTGCCCCCAATGGTAACATGTACAAAACTCAGTGTAATGTTACAGCTAGATGTTCACTGTGAGTCGAGggacagaacattccatccccacAGGATCCCTTCTGCCTTTCTTTAAAGCCACACCTACCTCCCTACTCCATCCTCTGTGGCAACCACTATTCCGTCCTCTATGTCTGCCATTTCAAGAacgttacataaatggaatcatacacagCATGatcttttgagactggcttttttcacttccCTGGAAATTCATCTAGTCAACCTcggttgtttgtttgcttggtttttttttttaaagtcacatgaAATGAACTGTCCCTCACTGGTCATAGCATACCAAATGCACACCCTTATCCAGGGAATAGAGTTACACTGGTTTTGATGATGTTTATCCTACGCAATCTCAGACAGATTCTAGAACTGCTAAAAGAAGGCCACCTTCCTCCAGGGAAGCTGTGTGCCCGCAAGAAAGACTGAGGATTAGGCCAATATGATATTCCAGACTCTGCATTTTCACTACGATACAAATTGAGCTTAAGAGGCGGAGTAGTTGTAGGTTTATTATCACTAGACACtacatttgattttttggtttgtcttaaATGTAgacatttagagaaaaaatagttggtagcttttttctttctttgaatagtCATCGACtcataagtttctttttaaaatttttagcttATTTGTTGTTAGGCTTTTCATAACGTGTGCTTTAAAGTATGATAATTACAGTTCCTCATTCAGTTTTTATAACACTGTGAGACTGATTTTCCCCCTACTCTATAGAGGAGGCTGATTAGCGAGGTTACATAATTTGCCTCAGTCACCTAGTAAAGAATTACAGAGTAAGGACAAGAACCACAGATGTCTATGGTTGACGAAGGCCCCAGGTCAGTGAGAATCCCAAAGCTATACGATGCAACAAAGGAAAAACCTTGTTACTCGTTCTTAATAAACTGTTTtgattatacaccaataatgttAACTCTCTATAGAAAAACTggtaagccaaaaaaaaaaaaattgttaatgtttttgtGCACATACTAccagagcaaaaaaaaatttttaaaagaacttttacaaTCATCTGGTTTAGGCAAGTAAAATTTCATTACATAACACAGTTTCAGTGTACCACTAATTAAGGATTACAATTCATGTTAATGGCAAAAATATTCACGACACTGTAGAGTTAACAGTGCATTTCTTATCCAGATGTTAGGTCATGATACCATTATGAaggtttcaaaagaaaaactttctcaTAGCTGAATTTTAAATTCCGTATTTTTCTATCAGCTCTTTTGCTTTAGCAATGTATGCACTCATGGCATCTTCCTTCGATAACCCTagaaagacaaaacagattaTCTCACTGATGTATCGGGCAATTAAGaaagtttatttcacttattaaagAATTAACAACCTTTTTGGAGGTTCCATGCTTCCCATTTAGCCTTGCCTTTTAAATCTAATATTCCTGGACACTCTGCCAAAAGAAGGACAGATACATTTTCAACGTTATGTTTTACTCTATACTTCTAACAAACATTGTTCAAATGAaacttatcattatttttaaatgtattatttaaaaaatattaacatatatatacatatacatatatatgaaataccaATATTAATGTCGCCAACTACAGATTGTTTGTAGAGCCCATAGAGTTCTTTCAGTTCTCCGTCATTTGGCcttgttttcatcttcttcacATCTTCGGCGATCCTATCAAAATCAGcctagaacaaaaggaaaaaaaggtgcaTGGTGCATTCACTAACTTTCGGCAGGCCCATCTGTCTTGGGGGCATTTACCACCAAACACCAGGAactcaaaaagaaagaggaagcttTCAAACAGAATTGGAACCATTACAGTCTAGCTCCACCAGAGCTATGGTTTACAGATACCTCTCCTGGTACCTGATAAACAGATAAGATAGGGACAACtatataaaattcttaattatgagcattctttttttaaatgtttatttatttatttttgagagagagagagagagagcgcgcatgcatAATCAGGGaacggacagagagagacacagaatctgaagcaggctccagcctccaagttgtcagctcagagcccaatgtggagctcgaactcacaaaccctgaggtcatgacctgtgccaaagttggatgcctaactgactgagccacccaggcgccccaatactaaaaattcttaatactgaaaattctaaaaactgaagaagacacaaataaatggaaagctattctatactcatgaattggaagaaataattttgtttaaatgtccCTAccacctaaagcaatctacagatttgtCGAAGCCAATCCCTATCAACATTCTAATGGCACAgtttacatagaaaaaaaacaaccttaaagTTTGTATAGAACagtcaaagcaaccttgagaaagaaaaacaaagctggagtcatcacacTTCCTGACTTGCAACTActgtatattacaaagctacagtaatcaaaacagtatggtactggcctaaaaacaaacagatcaatgaaacagaacagagagcccagaaataaaagcatgcatatatggtcaattaatttttgacaaagagccAAGAATGTAGAATGGGGGAAAGGTCACTCTCCtcaccaaatggtgctgggaccaCTTGActgccacatacaaaagaatgaaactggaccactatctgaCACTATGCACAACCCAAAGTAGATTTAAAGTAAGGTCAAGTAAGACCTTTGGTTTagaccataaaactcctagataGAAAATATAGGGGGCAGACACTGGTCTCGGCAATGATCGGATCTGACACCAGAAGCAAGggcaactaaaacaaaaataaagacatgagaCTCCATCACACTGAAAAGTTTCTACAAGGTAAAGAaaagcatcaacaaaatgaaaaggcaacctatggaatgggaaaaaatatttgcaaatcatgtatctttttttttttttttttagtttgtcgGGGCGGGACAGAGCgagacagggggggggggggggaggggcagagagagagggagacacagaatcggaaacaggctccaggctccgagccatcagcccagagcctgacgcggggctcgaactcacggactgcgagatcgtgacctggttgaagtcggacgcttaaccgactgcgccacccaggcgccccaaatcatgtatctttaaaaagtgcttaatactgttggtgggaatgcaaattggtacagccactctggaaaacaatgtggaggttcctcaaaaaattaaaaatagacctaccctatgacccagtagtagcactgctaggaatttacccaagggatacaggagtactgatgcataggggcactcataccccaatgtttatagcagcactctcaacaatagacaaattatggaaagagcctaaatgtctatcaactgatgaatggataaagaaattgtggtttatatacacaatggagtactatgtggcaatgagaaagaatgaaatatggccctttgtagcaacgtggatagaactggagagcgttatgctaagtgaaataagccatacagagaaagacagataccatatggtttcactcttatgtggatcctgagaaacttaacagaaacccatgggagaggggaaggaaaaaaaaaaaaaaaaaaaaagaggttagagtgggagagagccaaagcataagagactcttaaaaactgagaacaaactgaggattgatgggggggtgggagggaggggagggtgggtgatgggtattgaggagggcaccttttgggatgagcactgggtgttgtatggaaaccaatttgacaataaatttcatatattgaaaaaaaattaaaaaataaacaatgcaaaaatgaaataaaataaaaagtgcttaatatttaaaaaatataaagaactcataccactcgatagctttaaaaaaatcaattaaacaaaatgggaaaggaaggcaAATGGAGAGGGTCCGACGCTGCACAGATCCTCTCGCACCCGTCACTAGTGATGTGGGTGGAGAGCCAGCCCGCCCAGCGTAGGAGGTGGAGCACAAAGCACCCTCTGGGGGGAGGACCGAGAAGCAGGGCAtcacctggggctggggggtgggatggTAGGGGAAGCGGAGCACCccctgggggaggagaaggaggcgcAGCCCAGCAGCAGGGTAGCAAGTGGAGCTCCCTTTTGGGGAAGGCTGAGAAGAGGAGCGGTGGTTGGGCTTCAGATGGGGCGTCGGTGGTGCGCACTGATAAAGGGCTTCAgaagaaggcaaaaagaaaaagaaaaagaaaacccctcCCAGATAACATTCTAGACAAGTTAACTACAGCTGGCCAGACAACATAAAGAAGTCATCAGGAAAGTTGAAAGAAGCTCatttgcagaagaaaaacaaaaaatacaaaaaaagaaacgATTCCAAGAAAGCTgaagagaaagtataaaaagTACAGTCTAGAATGAAAGCTACTTGCTCTAAGGCTGAAAGATCAGGATCTGAGAGATTCAAGACAACAAGCAGGGAAAGCCTTTAGACAGAATTCTTCATATGGTCCCAGAACCAACAGAACTATTGTAAATAAGTGCCTGTCTCTTGAAAAGAAGAGGTTACCAGTGAGAAGGGCTGCAGCCCAGTTGCTGAATAATGCTTGGGGAAcgcagaaaaaacaaaatgccaagtggaaaaaacaaaatgccaaatGGCTTAAAAGACAGTGGATGAAAAAAAATacgttaattaacttgaatttaaataaataagttaaaaataaataaataaaatggagataataacaaaaaaaagatggCAGATGATCAGAAACACGAAAACTAAGAAAATCAAGGCTAAATGAAGAATGAGAGCTTGTGTGTGTAGAACTTAGTTATGTAGTTCAGAGAATTTTTCTGAGAAAATCCAATAAATcctttataaattaagaaaaaataaataagacatagagatggccaacagacacatggaaaggtgctcaacatcactcatcaccaggaaatgcacatcaaagccactatgagatatgacctcactcTTATTAGGATGgttaaaatcaaaagacaagaaataagtgttggtgagaccttggagaaaagggaaccctcccGCACTATGGCTGGGAacataaactggtgcagccacagtggaaaacaacaaattaaaaatccagCTCCCacgtgatccagtaattctacctCTGGGCGGAAGCAAAGCCCCTGTCTCACAGCGATGCTGGCACCCCCACGGTCACGCCcagtggttttggtttttgtttttaacaagagTCAAGACTTGGAAAGTACAAGTTGAGTGCCCTATcaatgaggttttggggtgatggagggGGTTCAGAACCaatggcagagaaagaattcttgaagaggTGCAAAAGGGTGATtgttattaaagcacggggacgggacctgtgggcagaaagaacaGCACTGGGGTTGTGAACAGTGACTGGTTATACACTATGGAgatgggggaggtaaagtcaagaggaagtgttgtttttttttttttaatgtttattttttttcgaGAGGCAGAcaagtgcgaacaggggaggggcagagaaagagggagacacagaatccagaagcaggctccaggctctgagctggcagcaaaGGGATTTCCagatgctaaagaagactcataGATTACCGGAGGcctagctgttgtcaagctaaggttgtgtttccctctagcaaagcattaacattaggaAAGTAGGcagttcctggactttaggctactgataagattgcctttttcttgtgatattactactaagatatttgtaaattgaGGGAGACTCTATCAGTCTAACCATTTATtgtctgtcctttcctttgttcttgggcagccaggagtgtctgaggaatgtcacacatatcccacctggggtg
Proteins encoded in this region:
- the ACBD7 gene encoding acyl-CoA-binding domain-containing protein 7 isoform X2, which gives rise to MNGVARKARTTAKQLKDVCKADFDRIAEDVKKMKTRPNDGELKELYGLYKQSVVGDINIECPGILDLKGKAKWEAWNLQKGLSKEDAMSAYIAKAKELIEKYGI
- the ACBD7 gene encoding acyl-CoA-binding domain-containing protein 7 isoform X1, coding for MSLQADFDRIAEDVKKMKTRPNDGELKELYGLYKQSVVGDINIECPGILDLKGKAKWEAWNLQKGLSKEDAMSAYIAKAKELIEKYGI